The genomic DNA CCCGGGAGATTGCCATCGCGCTTCTCGCGCTGGGGCGGAAGCGGGGCGAGGCGGTGGGCATCCTGGCGGCGAGCCGCGCCGAGTGGGTGCAGGCCGACTTCGCCATCTTCTCCGCCGGCTGCGTCACGATCCCCATCTATCCGACCTACCCGCCGGACCTCGTCGAGTACATCGTCAACGACGCCGAGGTCAGGACGCTCATCGTCGAGGACCCGGTGCAGCTCGCCAAGGTGCTCGAGGTGCGGGGGAAGATGGACCGGCTCGAGCAGGTGATCGTCATGCAGGGGTACGAGGGCAAGGAGCCCTCGCCCTTCATCGTCACCTGGGAGGCGCTCCGCCGGCTCGGCCGCGACAACGCGGAACGCCTGAAGGGCGAGCTCGCGACCCGCGTCGCCGAGGCCCGGCCCGACGACGTGGCGACCATCGTCTACACCTCCGGGACGACGGGCCCCCCCAAGGGCGTGGTGCAGACCCACGGCAATCACATGGCGGCGCTCGGCGCGGCGGCGCAGGTGCTCGTGGCCTCCGAGGGCGATGTTCACCTCCTGTTCCTGCCCCTGGCGCACTCCTTCGGTCGGCTGGAGTCGTTCATCGGCCCCTACAAGGGGCTCTGCACGGCCTTCGCCGAGAGCATCGACAAGCTCCGGGACAACCTCCCCGAGGTGAAGCCCCACTTCATCTGCGCCGTGCCGCGCGTCTTCGAGAAGGTGTACGCGGGGGTGCTGGCGAAGGCCGAGGGGGGATCGCCGCTGAAGAAGAAGATCTTCTGGTGGGCCGTCGGGGCCGGCAAGGAGGCCTCCCGACTCAAGCAAGCCAACCTGCCGGTGCCAGGGGCGCTCGCCTTCAAGTGCCGGCTGGCGCACAAGCTCGTCTTCCACAAGATGCACGAGGCCCTCGGCGGCCGGCTCCGCTTCGCCGTCTCGGGCGGCGCGCCACTGTCGCGCGAGATCGCCGAGTTCTTCCACGCGGCGGGCATCCTGATCCTCGAAGGGTACGGGCTCACGGAGACCTGCCCGGCGCTCACCTTCAACCGCTTCGACCACTACAAGTTCGGCTCGGTCGGGCCGGCGCTCCCCGGCGTGGAGATCAAGCTCGCGCCCGACAGCGAGATCCTCGGGCGGGGCTCCAACATCGCGAAGGGCTACTTCAAGCAGCCCGAGGCCACGGCCCAGGTCTTCCTGCCCGACGGCTGGTTCGCCACGGGCGACATCGGCAAGATCGATCCCGAGGGGTATCTCTTCATCACCGACCGCAAGAAGGACCTGATCGTCACTGCGGGAGGCATGAACATCGCCCCGCAGAACATCGAGAATCTGCTCAAGGGCGATCCGTTCATCAGCCAGGTGATGGTGCACGGTGACAGGCGCCCCTATCCGGTGGCCCTCATCACCGTCAATGCGGAGGAGCTGGCCAAGTTCGCCAAGGCGGAGGGCATCCTGAACCTCGATCCCGCGGCGCTGGTCAAGCATCCCAAGGTGGTGGAACGGGTGTCCCGCATCGTGGAGCAGAGGAACACGGAGCTGCAGTCCTACGCCAAGATCAAGAAGTTCGCGATCCTGCCCGGCGACTTCACCGTGGACAATGGCCTGCTCACCCCCACGCTCAAGGTCAAGCGGAAGGTGATCCGGGAGGAGTACCGGGAGGCGCTGGAGGAGCTGTACCGCTGAGCCATGCGGGGGGTGGAGCTGCGGCATCACGTGGCGGGCCGCGGGGGAAGCCCGAGGTGAGGGCGGCGGTGCTGCACGGCCCGCGGGATCTCCGGGTGGAGCCCGTGGCCGCGCCGGCCCCGGCGCCCGGAGAGGCCGTGGTGCGGGTGAGCGCGGTGGGGTTGTGCGGCACGGACTATCGCATCTGGAGCGGCGAGCGGCCGGTGCGCTACCCGCTCGTCATGGGGCACGAGGTCATCGGCGAGGTGGCGGCGGTGGGCGCTGGCGTGACCGCCGTGGCGCCCGGCCAGAAGGTGGCCGTCCAGCCGAACTACTCCTGCGGTGCCTGCCCCCTCTGCCTCGAGGGGAACTGGAACCTCTGCCTGTCGCGCACCGCCGTGGGCATCGACGTCGATGGCGGCTTCGCGGAGGCGGTGCGGCTGCCCGCGCGCGTGTGCTGGCCAGCCCCCGCCGACCTGGCCGATGATCAGCTGCTGCTGGCCGAGCCGCTCGCCGTCGTGGTCCGCGCGGTGCTCCGGGGCGAGGCGGCAGGGGGGGAGACGGCGGCCGTGCTGGGAGTGGGCACGCTCGGTCTGCTGGCCGTCCAGGTGCTGAAGTCCCGCGGCCTTC from Candidatus Rokuibacteriota bacterium includes the following:
- a CDS encoding long-chain fatty acid--CoA ligase — encoded protein: MAEKTLATMFWDRVERSANGPAQQTKRGGRWETLTWRQAGEAAREIAIALLALGRKRGEAVGILAASRAEWVQADFAIFSAGCVTIPIYPTYPPDLVEYIVNDAEVRTLIVEDPVQLAKVLEVRGKMDRLEQVIVMQGYEGKEPSPFIVTWEALRRLGRDNAERLKGELATRVAEARPDDVATIVYTSGTTGPPKGVVQTHGNHMAALGAAAQVLVASEGDVHLLFLPLAHSFGRLESFIGPYKGLCTAFAESIDKLRDNLPEVKPHFICAVPRVFEKVYAGVLAKAEGGSPLKKKIFWWAVGAGKEASRLKQANLPVPGALAFKCRLAHKLVFHKMHEALGGRLRFAVSGGAPLSREIAEFFHAAGILILEGYGLTETCPALTFNRFDHYKFGSVGPALPGVEIKLAPDSEILGRGSNIAKGYFKQPEATAQVFLPDGWFATGDIGKIDPEGYLFITDRKKDLIVTAGGMNIAPQNIENLLKGDPFISQVMVHGDRRPYPVALITVNAEELAKFAKAEGILNLDPAALVKHPKVVERVSRIVEQRNTELQSYAKIKKFAILPGDFTVDNGLLTPTLKVKRKVIREEYREALEELYR
- a CDS encoding alcohol dehydrogenase catalytic domain-containing protein, which encodes MRAAVLHGPRDLRVEPVAAPAPAPGEAVVRVSAVGLCGTDYRIWSGERPVRYPLVMGHEVIGEVAAVGAGVTAVAPGQKVAVQPNYSCGACPLCLEGNWNLCLSRTAVGIDVDGGFAEAVRLPARVCWPAPADLADDQLLLAEPLAVVVRAVLRGEAAGGETAAVLGVGTLGLLAVQVLKSRGLRVLAVARSGRRLSLARAMGADAAATTETGPPVRAARELSGREGVDLVIETAGTPEAVEQAVELARPGGRVVLTGLPHEPSSVHFFWVVRRELRLIGSMIYQDEFPEAIGLLASGAVQTGRLLTHRFPLEAIQEAFAAHRSPDAIKVAVLPGPKEV